In one Plasmodium reichenowi strain SY57 chromosome 7, whole genome shotgun sequence genomic region, the following are encoded:
- a CDS encoding proteasome subunit alpha type-5, putative → MFSTRSEYDRGVNTFSPEGRLFQVEYALGAIKLGSTAVGICVNDGVILASERRISSTLIEKDSVEKLLSIDDHIGCAMSGLMADARTLIDYARVECNHYKFIYNENINIKSCVELISELALDFSNLSDSKRKKIMSRPFGVALLIGGVDKNGPCLWYTEPSGTNTRFSAASIGSAQEGAELLLQENYKKDMTFEEAEILALTVLRQVMEDKLSTSNVEICAIKKSDQTFYKYNTDDISRIIDVLPSPVYPTIDLAA, encoded by the exons ATGTTTTCAACAAG GAGTGAATATGATAGGGGAGTAAATACCTTTTCTCCTGAAGGACGACTTTTTCAAGTTGAATATGCCTTAGGGGCgataaaa CTTGGTAGTACGGCGGTAGGTATTTGTGTGAACGATGGAGTGATATTAGCATCGGAGAGAAGAATTTCTTCAACTCTTATTGAGAAAGATTCGGTTgagaaattattatcaattGATGATCATATTGGTTGTGCTATGAGTGGTTTGATGGCTGATGCAAGAACATTAATTGATTATGCAAGAGTTGAGTGTAAtcattataaatttatttataatgagaatataaatataaagtCATGTGTAGAACTAATATCTGAATTAGCTTTAGATTTCTCTAATTTGTCTGATagtaaaagaaaaaagatTATGAGCAGACCATTCGGAGTTGCCTTATTAATTGGTGGTGTCGATAAGAACGGTCCTTGCTTATGGTATACTGAACCTTCAGGAACGAATACAAGATTTTCAGCAGCTTCTATAGGTTCAGCACAAGAAGGAGcagaattattattacaagaaaattataaaaaagatatgaCATTTGAAGAAGCTGAAATTTTAGCTCTTACGGTTCTAAGACAAGTTATGGAAGATAAACTTTCAACATCAAATGTTGAAATATGTGCTATAAAAAAATCAGATCAaactttttataaatataatacgGATGATATATCTAGAATTATTGACGTATTACCATCGCCCGTTTATCCCACCATAGACTTGGCAGCTTAG
- a CDS encoding DNA (cytosine-5)-methyltransferase, putative — MHKIKVLELYGGIGGLHYSLLQAFINFVHANRLKEKKCDTYKDGIHNHMRNYKSIEIHKYHDCTLTCLNDLFCFISVDLNPVANQTYFHNFKDSTILLTETRDVHKFFKWKCDSMDKQSNGSTHNEHEKTQKKKNKKKNYNDDDDYEKNNIFNINKNYIIQTDINNIMPEFLNNHHFNILLISNPCQPYTRQNQKFKEINLDLLFCKRNEYKENVNNNISNDNNSFYSNHHGDQNNQFNVDNINISELNNYIYNDKDERTKSFIHICTLLTKVDFKNLPEYIFIENVKNFELSSSFIYFLYCIKNNYSFQTYLLSPLQFGIPNERLRFYCICKKKNYDFKHANNLSGINYIKDKKLNLYTNSLIPKNYLHKNNIHEQKNNQGDNYNNISCENVIFYTPNLITYLDVNNNFNITTNNIWNHINIYNKYLDNYQVQNQVLQKKASYCFDIININKKTTTCCHVANYYNHHHQKKKENVNNISPHEPTEHMNAKGNYAMCFTSNYGRYIKGSGSILYYNRKENSNCDEQKTKNKQTNVLTKENNEYVHTSNYTCNSISHSDNDTYETQRKKNCMKKYEQNVRYFTPTEISRLMGFKMKTNNKNINQNEKGKNTYGNVFWNIDHINHTCAYFSNVHYCDVQNKNACLLTYQNVINLNNHTYQNYHQKNCLCHEFVFPNFLTDRQKYKLIGNSVNVIVISYIFHVHNIFEHIHI, encoded by the coding sequence ATGcacaaaataaaagtacTGGAATTGTATGGCGGAATAGGAGGATTACACTATAGTTTACTTCAAgcttttataaattttgttCATGCAAATAGGctaaaagaaaaaaaatgtgaTACATATAAGGATGGTATACATAATCATATGagaaattataaaagtATCGAGATCCATAAATATCATGATTGTACTTTAACATGTttaaatgatttattttgttttatttcAGTAGATTTAAACCCTGTAGCTAACCAAActtattttcataattttaaaGATTCGACCATTTTGTTAACAGAAACGAGAGATGTccataaattttttaaatggAAATGTGATAGTATGGATAAACAAAGCAATGGGTCGACACATAATGAACATGAaaaaacacaaaaaaaaaaaaataaaaaaaaaaattataatgatgatgatgattatgaaaagaataatatttttaatataaacaaaaattatattatacaaacagacataaataatattatgcCAGAATTTTTAAACAATCATCATTTCaacattttattaatttctaATCCTTGTCAGCCATATACAAGACAAAATCaaaaatttaaagaaataaatttgGATCTCCTTTTCTGCAAGAGAAACGAATACAAggaaaatgtaaataataacattagTAATGATAACAATAGTTTTTATAGTAATCATCATGGTGATCAGAACAATCAATTTAATgtagataatataaatatatccgaactaaataattatatatacaatgataaagatgaaagaacaaaaagttttatacatatatgcACTTTACTAACCAAAGTagattttaaaaatttaccagagtatatatttattgaaaatgtaaaaaattttgaactctcttcttcttttatatattttttatattgtattaaaaataattattcttttcaAACATATTTACTTTCCCCTTTACAATTCGGTATACCCAATGAACGACTTCGATTTTATtgtatatgtaaaaaaaaaaattatgatttTAAACATGCAAATAATTTATCAggaataaattatataaaggaTAAAAAACTAAATTTATACACAAATTCTTTAATACCCAAgaattatttacataaaaataatatacatgaacaaaaaaataaccaaggtgataattataataatatctcTTGTGAAAATGTTATATTCTATACACCAAATTTAATAACATATCTAGATGtcaataataattttaatataacaacaaataatatatggaatcatattaacatatataataagtaCTTGGATAATTATCAAGTTCAAAATCAAgtattacaaaaaaaagcTTCCTATTGTtttgatataataaacattaataaaaaaacaaccACTTGTTGTCATGTAGccaattattataatcatcatcatcagaaaaaaaaagaaaacgTAAACAATATTTCTCCTCATGAACCAACCGAGCATATGAACGCAAAAGGAAATTACGCCATGTGCTTTACTTCTAATTATGGAAGGTATATAAAAGGATCAGgttctatattatattacaatCGAAAGGAGAATTCTAATTGCGATGAacaaaaaacaaaaaacaaacaaacaaatGTGTTAACAAAAGAGAATAACGAATATGTACATACATCTAATTACACATGCAATTCAATATCTCACTCTGATAATGACACATATGAAACAcagagaaaaaaaaattgcatgaaaaaatatgaacaaaatgTAAGATATTTTACTCCCACAGAGATTTCTAGATTAATGGGAtttaaaatgaaaacaaataataaaaacataaatcaaaatgaaaaaggaaaaaacACATATGGAAATGTTTTTTGGAATATTGATCATATAAATCATACATGTGCTTATTTTAGTAATGTACATTATTGTGAtgtacaaaataaaaatgcATGCTTATTAACATATcaaaatgtaataaatcTAAATAATCATACTTATCAAAATTATCATCAAAAGAATTGTTTATGTCATGAATTTGTTTTTCCAAATTTTTTAACAGATagacaaaaatataaattaattgGAAATTCAGTTAATGTCATAGTCATATCCTACATTTTTCACGTCCACAATATATTTGAGcatatacacatataa
- a CDS encoding hypothetical protein (conserved Plasmodium protein, unknown function), which produces MNINFFFIILILIHVSTHIYYIRCINVICNNFLTKWNNRSSIKNKGSDLQIYGRNIYKNKKKIYSNIYIDIYNTLCKNLCTKRNIYLCYSKKRKIQKKICTHIKDIEEIRKNHINEYINKFNFFTSYYYNTYNCLNKKCVSFIACYKINRCKRKLFNKRIFHLFERNNNDKYITNLKCLKKIDNTILGKKFDGKEEEIIHEIPEKFLNSFKWALEYKLKNTNCNFMRRLKVSRKTKEPLKSLENYAVGYKENLLAMLQKDKNFFLNVIQKLKSKEYFNYDIYTIFKFLTIDIRFLFYPSCLDESAVFYLIFGNLEKSVHFFLKNKHAVDFSLIQNEQNQNHGNNYTNIMLQPVKVDYVFVNNEKGKKNEHIQKNEEEKEKMQVEEKEKMRVEEKEKMQVEEKEKMQVEEKQNIQVEEKEKMQVDEKITQQNQNKNIKPNIVESHNNLLKDHEEINTSTSVEEKFNYFLKNYERIEFFFKHYFKNIKDLKDFFNTINEKENKNIKDIVNFDMHGNTIIKKTNVLENGMNLEMIKKIIYTSPRLSLINKNTIIKRLKHYKNELGYDYKELQHILYNIPQFFAFGNLKKKYKELLYIHETIKEKDLKKLIKIYPRIFTYNIYRTIRPKLLYLILHLNKDFHDTLLFPQYFSYSFRLRIIPRHIAYMNIYYDDYIKYYNDLVKKYNYADFNKYFNELVYNKDKNIPPIDLKSLLQTSNQDFIKHYNISYYDFVKATQQAKHIHNPFIIY; this is translated from the coding sequence atgaatattaattttttctttatcattttaataCTTATCCATGTAAGTACtcacatatattatattagaTGTATAAATGTTATATGTAATAACTTTTTAACAAAATGGAATAATAGATCATCTATTAAGAATAAGGGAAGTGACTTACAAATATATggaagaaatatatataaaaataaaaaaaaaatatatagcaatatatatattgatatatataataccCTTTGTAAGAATTTATGTACAAAACGAAATATATACCTTTGTTATAGTAAAAAGAggaaaatacaaaaaaagaTATGTACCCATATAAAGGACATTGAAGAAATACGAAAAAATCACATAAAcgaatatataaacaaatttaattttttcacttcatattattacaatacATACAATtgtttaaataaaaaatgtgtaTCCTTTATAGCATGTTATAAGATAAACCGTTGTAAAAGAAAGTTATTCAACAAAAGGATATTCCATTTATTCGAAAggaataataatgataaatacATAACAAATTTGAAGTGtcttaaaaaaattgataaTACAATATTAGGGAAAAAGTTTGATggaaaagaagaagaaataattCATGAGATTCCTGagaaatttttaaattcattTAAATGGGCTTtagaatataaattaaaaaatacaaattgTAATTTTATGAGAAGACTAAAGGTATCTAGAAAAACAAAGGAACCTTTAAAGAGTTTAGAAAATTATGCTGTAGgttataaagaaaatttattaGCCATGTTacaaaaagataaaaatttctttcttaatgttatacaaaaattaaaatctaaagaatattttaattatgatatatatacaatatttaAATTCCTTACTATAGATATACgctttttattttatccATCGTGTCTTGACGAATCAGCTGTGTTTTATCTCATATTCGGAAATCTAGAAAAATCAGTCCATTTCTTtctaaaaaataaacatgCAGTTgatttttcattaattcaaaatgaacaaaatcAAAACCATGGAAAcaattatacaaatatcATGCTACAACCTGTTAAAGTAGACTATGTTTTTgttaataatgaaaaaggTAAGAAAAACGAACACATCCAAAAgaatgaagaagaaaaagaaaaaatgcaagtagaagaaaaagaaaaaatgcgagtagaagaaaaagaaaaaatgcaagtagaagaaaaagaaaaaatgcaagtagaagaaaaacaaaacatacaagtagaagaaaaagaaaaaatgcaagtagatgaaaaaataacaCAACAGAAtcaaaacaaaaatatcAAACCAAATATAGTAGAATCTCATAATAATCTTTTAAAAGATCATGAAGAAATTAATACATCAACAAGTGTTGAAGAAAAGTTTAATTACTTCCTAAAGAATTATGAAAGaattgaattttttttcaaacattattttaaaaatataaaagatttaaaagatttttttaataccATAAAcgaaaaagaaaataaaaatatcaaaGATATTGTAAATTTTGATATGCATGGAAATactattataaaaaaaactaaTGTACTAGAAAATGGAATGAACTTAGAAatgattaaaaaaattatttacaCATCACCTAGATTATCACTAATTAACAAAAATacaattattaaaagattaaaacattataaaaatgaattagGTTATGATTACAAAGAATTacaacatatattatataatataccaCAATTCTTTGCATTTGgtaatttaaaaaaaaaatacaaagaattattatatatacatgaaacaataaaagaaaaagatttaaaaaaactaattaaaatttatccaagaatatttacatataatatctATAGAACTATAAGACCAaaacttttatatttaattctACATTTAAATAAGGATTTTCATGATACCTTATTATTTCCACAATATTTTAGTTATAGTTTTAGATTAAGAATAATACCAAGACATATAGcatatatgaatatttattatgatgattatattaaatattataatgatctagttaaaaaatataattacGCTGATTtcaataaatattttaatgaaCTCGTATATAACAAAGATAAAAACATACCACCAATCGATCTTAAATCATTATTACAAACATCAAATCAGGATTTTATAAAGCATTACAATATATCCTATTATGATTTTGTGAAAGCAACACAGCAAGCCAAACACATACACAATccttttataatatattaa
- a CDS encoding hypothetical protein (conserved Plasmodium protein, unknown function), whose amino-acid sequence MIRYVNKLKRINRKGIYKLHVENDKIIDMPLFLVEHIYIRKKKELIKLLHEAIHFDREHFFNNYKKVLLNKKEWKNKNDFKDYVNNIKEEFNLMNISNKNDNCHSNTNIIYSEEHCSRNTFENCKLSSIIKDKINNSSNNYMNPYKYNNEEYDELIIQLSKLYPDEEVFNNTTLLLDCFQSIEEENYVNYYLEEKLKYNNINKIYDDKNLYNEDIYNYYDLIGYIPNDLFFSCIKNRIISIKKYFSYSELFSLIFLFHKRNDMRSIILLIEEYIKKMCNEKDRIVNNKHIIYILNIFIKMKNNKSNISTGNICSSSKYIFSYLLRNVYINLTYNNLKLLTLCFTCLSRINSYNVLFYEHVSSFINNISTLSTLSCSMILHSIGYYKFYMKKIKGRLFEQIRNYKQIKKKKKKIIHDKNQTIIDQKKGNFEKEYNITNYITYNNNNNNNNNNYNNYNNNKSLDESQKNNHLYDKNESTHTHHIRNQNCYKNIGERYIISFDFSREHMNIIKNLENKIIEKLICSNIQDIDSKSISSIFHYYYLSQKVFLNLKDQELFNKLLNILIHNNVNFITPRHFLMCSYTLILHKYFTNINIASYFLFQCAKLMKLLKKQIYIDNLFFILIGFSQNELIFYNNKKNHMNGTGVIYIDNNNNKICNYKIEKNKYIDILQKSQYELNLLINQNNVTPASSRAAILYIFNEITNLDYELNTKQIVLFLQLLSSFNIKFSKDIKQKLFSLIINKTHLLIKHVHFILPGAIKIYGITSNYMKTICLNFLEKMDNEINRIYNLLENGEFDMIYNFTKTSNINDNVEYCFILDINILSEILYIFDQIDVNKKNFIDNLTNMLYFNNYYLLTYKKNNFNSFVYLLHYISSSYSNEKKINKLKLFLYTNISEYLNMAFKEYLDHIKVDRDYISHINKNEDNNSHEENKNKIIENMNLSNNENRNNYFNQVTHNILNDKIYMKDLILLLDSIRINKAYDHTLLINNLINIMNTEKITLLSDEDVELINYIFIDMGLMNNPIMSEAKKRGLSMALNG is encoded by the exons ATGATCCGTTATGTTAATAAActaaaaagaattaatagaaaaggaatatataaattacaTGTAGAGAATGACAAAATTATTGACATGCCCTTGTTCTTAGTTgaacacatatatattagaaaaaaaaaagaattgATAAAGCTATTACACGAAGCTATACATTTTGACAGagaacatttttttaataattataagaaagtgttattaaataaaaaggaatggaaaaataaaaatgatttcaaggattatgtaaataatataaaagaagaatttAATCTCATGAATataagtaataaaaatgataattgTCATAGTAATactaatattatatattctgAGGAACATTGTAGTAGAAATACTTTTGAAAATTGTAAGTTATCATCAATTattaaagataaaataaataattcttcaaataattatatgaacccttataaatataataatgaagaatatGATGAGTTGATAATACaattatcaaaattataTCCTGATGAAGAAGTCTTTAATAATACAACTCTTCTTTTGGATTGTTTTCAGTCTATCgaagaagaaaattatgttaattattatctagaagaaaaattaaaatacaataatataaataaaatatatgatgacaaaaatttatataatgaagatatatataattattatgatttaATAGGTTATATACCtaatgatttatttttctcatgtattaaaaatagaataatatctataaaaaaatatttttcatatagcgaacttttttctcttatttttttatttcataaaaGGAATGACATGAGAtcaattattttattgatagaagaatatataaaaaaaatgtgtaATGAAAAGGATAGAATTGTTAATAATAagcatattatatatatcttaaatatttttattaaaatgaaaaataataaaagtaatattAGTACTGGTAATATTTGTAGTAGTAgtaagtatatattttcttatttattaagAAATGTCTATATTAACCTTACATATAacaatttaaaattattaacattatGCTTTACCTGTTTATCCAGaataaattcatataatgttttattttatgaacACGTCTCTAgctttataaataatatttctacCCTTTCAACCTTATCATGTTCTATGATATTACACAGTATAggttattataaattttatatgaaaaaaataaaaggaCGCTTATTTGAGCAGATACGAAATtacaaacaaataaaaaaaaaaaaaaaaaaaattattcatGATAAAAATCAAACAATTATAGACCAAAAAAAGGGGAATTttgaaaaagaatataatattacaaactatataacatataataataataataataataataataataattataataattataataataataaatctCTTGACGAAAgtcaaaaaaataatcatttatatgataaaaacGAATCGACACACACACACCATATTAGAAATCAAAATTGTTATAAGAATATAGGTgaaagatatataataagcTTTGATTTCTCAAGAGaacatatgaatataataaaaaacctagaaaataaaattattgaaaaattaatatgttCCAATATTCAAGATATAGATTCTAAAAGTATTAGTAGTATTTtccattattattatttatcaCAAAAGGTTTTCTTAAATTTAAAGGATCaagaattatttaataaattactgaatattttaattcatAATAACGTGAATTTTATCACACCACGACATTTTCTTATGTGCTCATATACATTAATTcttcataaatattttacaaatataaatatagcatcttattttctttttcagTGTGCTAAATTAATGAAGTTATTAAAAAAGCAAATTTATATAGACaacttattttttattttaatagGCTTTTCACAAAACGAGTTAATCTTTTATAACAACAAAAAGAACCATATGAATGGTACAGgagtaatatatattgataataataataataagatttgtaattataaaatagaaaaaaataaatatattgatatattacaaaaatcGCAATATGAATTAAATCTTTTAATAAACCAAAATAATGTTACACCTGCTAGTTCAAGAGCAgctattttatatatatttaatgaaaTAACAAACTTAGATTATGAATTAAATACAAAACAAATTGTTTTATTTCtacaattattatcatcctTTAATATAAAGTTTAGCAAAGATATTAAgcaaaaattattttctcttataattaataaGACACACcttttaataaaacatgtacattttattttaccaggagcaataaaaatatatggaaTTACAAgtaattatatgaaaacTATCTGTTTGAATTTTCTTGAAAAAATGgataatgaaataaatagaatttataatttgttaGAAAATGGGGAGTTCGATATgatttataattttaccAAAACaagtaatataaatgacAATGTAGaatattgttttatattagatattaatatattatccgagatattatatatatttgatcAAATAgatgtaaataaaaaaaattttatagaCAACCTGACCAAcatgttatattttaataattattatcttcttACATATAAGAAAAACAATTTTAATTCATTTGTTTATCTGTTGCATTATATTTCCTCATCATATagtaatgaaaaaaaaataaataaactaaaactttttctttatacaaatatatcTGAATATTTGAATATGGCATTTAAGGAATATCTAGATCATATAAAAGTAGATAGAGATTACATAAGtcatataaacaaaaatgaGGACAATAATTCCcatgaagaaaataaaaacaaaattatagAAAACATGAATCTATCAAATAATGAGAatagaaataattattttaatcaAGTtacacataatatattaaatgataaaatatatatgaaagaTTTGATCTTATTATTGGATTCAATCAGAATTAATAAAGCATACGATCACACATTACTCATTAATAATTTGATTAATATT ATGAACACTGAAAAAATAACCTTACTCTCGGATGAAGATGTAGagttaataaattatatttttatagaCATGGGATTAATGAATAATCCAATAATGAGTGAAGcaaa GAAAAGAGGCTTAAGCATGGCATTAAACGGTTAA